A genomic region of Larimichthys crocea isolate SSNF unplaced genomic scaffold, L_crocea_2.0 scaffold148, whole genome shotgun sequence contains the following coding sequences:
- the LOC104937449 gene encoding polymeric immunoglobulin receptor-like isoform X4 encodes MNVRHTLICVFFLSLCGGDSVSAKLNIYAGAEGGNGTINCRLSPSGRTKFFCKDECEAKDILIKTDGVRAQSGRYSTTYRNNSSGRESLSVTITHLIKSDSGRYRCGLGKNLVPNSYWDFEVRVLDASLLEDHSRFIQADTEGENITFGCTDTAIKQKFLCKGDCTKEEDIIIETEENRAQNGRHSIEYRKGSVFGLHVTITEVTTSDTGRYRCGYGRALSPDSYYDKNILVYTSTTTSKPNWTHRPFTTPVPSASTLTSTQSDQQLTETTPSSGVLLYVIVILVIAVIIMGLALMIICIQRNNRPDGLRTRGNSDGTNMEVYDHENCPAVHNHEDSTYQSLNPATMDEDQIYSALTHT; translated from the exons ATGAACGTCCGTCACACTTTGATCTgcgtcttcttcctct CACTGTGTGGTGGAGACTCTGTCAGTGcaaaactgaatatttatgcaggagctgaaggaggaAATGGTACAATTAATTGCCGCTTGTCTCCGTCTGGAAGAACGAAGTTCTTCTGTAAGGACGAATGTGAAGCAAAAGATATTCTGATTAAAACAGATGGGGTCAGAGCTCAGAGTGGCAGATACAGCACTACATACAGAAACAACTCTTCTGGAAGAGAAAGTCTGTCTGTTACCATCACACATCTGATCAAGTCTGACTCTGGACGGTATAGGTGTGGTTTGGGCAAAAATCTGGTTCCAAATTCATACTGGGACTTCGAGGTCAGAGTTTTAGACG CGTCACTGTTGGAAGATCACTCTCGTTTTATCCAAGCAGATACTGAGGGAGAAAATATCACATTTGGATGCACCGATACTGCGATAAAGCAGAAGTTCTTGTGTAAGGGCGACTGTACAAAAGAAGAGGACATTATTATTGAGACAGAAGAGAACAGAGCTCAGAATGGCAGACACAGCATTGAATATAGAAAAGGATCTGTATTTGGACTTCATGTCACCATCACAGAGGTGACCACGTCGGACACAGGACGGTACAGATGTGGTTACGGCAGAGCTTTGTCTCCAGATTCGTACTACGACAAAAATATTCTTGTCTATACTT CTACGACCACTTCCAAACCAAACTGGACTCATCGACCTTTCACAACACCAGTCCCATCAGCCTCCACACTGACAAGCACTCAGTCTGACCAGCAGCTGACTGAGACAACACCATCTTCAG GTGTGCTGCTGTATGTGATTGTGATTCTTGTCATCGCTGTCATCATCATGGGGCTGGCACTGATGATAATATGTATTCAGAGAAACAACAGACCTGATG GTTTGAGGACCAGAGGGAACTCAGACGGCACAAACATGGAG gtttaCGACCATGAGAACTGTCCTGCAGTCCATAATCATGAAGACTCCACCTACCAGAGCCTCAATCCAGCCACCATGGACGAGGACCAGATCTACtctgcgctcacacacacataa